In the Arachis stenosperma cultivar V10309 chromosome 8, arast.V10309.gnm1.PFL2, whole genome shotgun sequence genome, gatggtggaTGCAAATGGAGGATGATGGAAGAAATTGTTGGTCTCGGATGATGACGATGATGGAAGATGATTTTTAAGggtgatattttttttaaagaaaatgataaactactaaaaatatatccAAATAATTTTGTTGTTGACAAAAATGTACTTAAATTTTGTTATCGACAAAAATGTcctcaaataattttaaaacaagACAAAAACTTccaacattaaatatgtattctaaaaatatattttagagattaaattttaatgtaattttttgcaagtatgattagaaaaatggtatatttttatccttaaaatttgactttttttgctaagtatatatttttttgttatttttttcaacaacaaataatatttttaaaaaataaaataaaaatattgagatCAACTTTTTATCTCtcttttatgtatatattttaaacAGTTATCTaaatatttctataaaattttggatcaaattttgtTTGTCAAATAAAAAAGTCGTTTGCCacttacaaaaaataatattctttttgGGCATTTTAGtcacatttttaaattatttgaggaTATTTTGTCGATAATAAATTTTAGGTGTATTTTTGTCAACAATAAAATTATTCAGGTAAATTTTTGATAATTTTCCTTAAAAAATGATAATGATTAAAGAATAAATTTATCCAAAGAACGATTTTAATGCTAAACGAAACGTTAAGAATCATTTtaaacttcaaaaaaaaaagtcaagaataattttaattttaacttttaaatctTAAGAATTAAAATAGTATTTATCCCAAATACAAATATTTTCCAATCATTTTTAATTGTGGATATAATAACTAAGAAACTAAAAGGAATATGCATTACGTGGAGACACATATTTTAgttaaattctttattttttatgtgtCATCATGCCCTCACATGGATGGACTCAAGGGGGTAAGTAGTGGCCTTGGCCcctaaacaaattttaaaagctcataaattattataatagatGTATTATATAgagtaaaatttaataatatagtaataataaaaagagttaTTATTCTTTATGTATTAGGATTTAAatttctctatatatatatttatattatttgtattttttttaatttagaattttttttacatttgtttaagattaattttaacatttataattatataaaaaatattttaatattatttatgatattttttttctaattttatttagttgtttatttttatttttttgattaatttttatccctattattatataaaaatactttaatatattttaaattcacATAACAAAATTGTTAGTACAATTAacttatattattttatgttatatttttaatgatataaaatataaaaatataacttacTGTCACATAAatacttaataaaataaattaattaacaaaatatttaaaaatatataattttatattttattagatgtaaaattataaaacaattataaaaaataaaataattcttttatttgacaaatatttattaatttttttaattaaaaaattagttatacTTATatctattattaaatatataacattatatttgattatacaatattttaattttcgcCCCATCCATTCTTAAATTTCTGGATACTTCCGAGGACCTCACTGATTTCCTTTCGCTCATTCATtcttcagtttttttttttcaaacaatAAGTGCTCTTTCTCTGctccctttcctcttttcaatttttctctTTAATGCTCTATAACACATCATCCACCACGTTATGCTATTATTtactttatcttatcttcattTTGATGTATCATGTATACTCCAAAAGAAAAACTTATTTTCTCGCAACACTATTAATGGAGTTTAAAGTTAGTAAATGaggaaaattttttatttttaagtttcaGATATTATTGAGATTTTAGgatcattttttatttgataattaattatatttataatttttattataccAATATTTATAAGTATCTATAAATTTGAATTAGAATTCAtaagattaaaaaatttaaagtatttattaaattgagtaaaattatattaattgatAATATTATTAACTTACAAATATTATTATGAGTAAACTATCATTTTTATTCACGAAAATTGAAAATGCTAACAAATATacccataaaaaaaataaactactaTTTGTATCCATAAAACATAGGTTCCATACAATAAAATTATCCAAATCCTAAATAATCACATAAAAGCCCCAAATTATCCTTATAATCATCCACATCATCTTTCTTCTCCCCACTAACCACTCCATCATCCTCATCTACTCATCACCTTACCACCACAAACCCCCTTACACCACCACCACTATTAACCCAATCCTCTATCTCTCATCAATAAtcaattgattttcaaaaaatcctagCAGCAACACCTCCTTCTGCTGCCGTCCTCCTTCCGTCGTGGCCACCCCCTCCTTCTCTCCTTCTCTGTCTCGCCCTCGCCGACCAGAGGACCTTTGCACCAACCCTTACTTCGCCGCCGCCACTAACCCTAGAGCCGTAGTGCCCCACCTCTCCTCTCTTCACCGCCTACCACCCTCACCTACCGTGGCTATCTTCTCCTTACTAGCCGCCACCACAGCGGTCTCCTTTGCGAACTAAAACCGCGGTGAGCTCTCTATCTTTCTGTTTCTTTCGCCATCTATTTTAAACCACCGAACCCTAATTCACTTCTCCTTCTCCTCTGCTTCCCCTTCTTCTTTCCTCTTCAAGAACCAGAGACCTCCGAACCACCATCACAGCCCTGCCATCATCGCCGTCCACACTTCCAGCCGCCAGAACTGCCGCGAATCACTGTCGTCTCCACCATCTGTGACAAACCGAGTCACCCTCACCGTCCAAGTCGTTCTTTCTCTCGATCCAGACCACTGCCAGCGAGCCACTCACCAGTCTCGCACCTCCTCCACGAGCCCTAACTCAACCCCAATTCTCACTCTGTTTTCTACTCCAACGAGCTGTCGGCGACGTCACCATCATCATCAGCTTCTCAATTGCCGAACCTTCAGAGCAACTACCCTAACTAGCATCTCTCTACCCGAAACAAAGCTGAAACAGAACAAGCTCACCCCCTGCCTCTCAAAATTTGGCTCAGGTGAGAATTGCTCAATTCATTCAACAATTCGTTCAATTTTTCACATGGTCTATTTGAGTTTGGCAATTGATTTGTTGCAAGGGCATTAGGTGGTAACATTATGTTCTGAATTCAATGAAAAGTTGAAAACGATGATGATAAGGATAATTTCGGATTTTTATGTGATTCTGTAGAGTTTGCTTAATTTTGTTGTATGGAACCCATAttttatgggtacaaatggtaatttattttttttatggatAGATCTGTCAGTGTTTTCAATTTTCGTGGATAGAAATGGTAGTTTACTCTATTATTATTGTGAAATTTATAGAATTATAGAATTATTGTCCATCAATTATTAGTTCAATGATGTGCTCAAAAATACTTCCAGTTCTTTAAAACTAAGTTATGAGTATATACTATGTTTAcagttattttaaatatattattaattttgccTAATTGAATTCCTGAATTCATCATTTAAGAATAAATATCAATTTATTGTAAATCTTGAATTTATTAGAATTATTGAAATGaagaattatttttgaaaagctcacaattttataaaatacacATGAAACATACTTGTATACTTTACAAAGCATACATTGCAACAACTTAGATTTTCGATAACTGACTTTTTGGATTTTATATGCTGAAAATTTGCGAAATCTGAATGACACGGTTAGACTCCATTTGATAAGCCGAATCATTAGATAATAATACTTCTCAGCCTTCTCCTTACACCCTTTCTACCTCTGCTTCTCTTCGTCATTCACTTGTTTTTGTTCTGATTTGTCATTCTGGCAGTTGCTGCATTTGTTTCTAAGTTTTACCCTTGATTCGAGCTTATAAGTTCTAACCCCTGTTTCTGCTTCATGCTTGTGCTTCTACCCCTGATTCGAGCCTTACTTCTGCTTTGTGTGCTTATGTGCTACTTCATACTTATTGCTTAATTGTGAAGGATTTGAATACATTTATTATAACTAGGGGTGGCAACGGGATGGGTAGGGGCGGTCCCGCTTCTACCCGCGGGTGGTAAAATGTTGAACCCTAACCCGTCCTTGCGGGTATCCGCCCCGCTCCTACCCGCCccaataattattaaaatccaataaataaaattaaatttcaaaatttatataaccatcatcacatacataatataaattaaagtaaaaatttaaatatgatacaatattattaatcatttactaattattttacgtatattatatattaaaattatatatattatatatatgtcgAGGCGGGTATTACCTAAACTCGACCCCACCCCGCCCCTCCTAAAATCCCGCCCCGCTCAAAATCCGCCCCGGTGCAGGGCGGGTAATTTTTCGCCCCGAGCAGGTAGGGACAGGGTGGGTACCCGCAGATTCGGGTAGTGTTGCCATCCTTAATTATAACTTGTTCTACTATTTTAGTTTATTATGAGTTTtgtgataaaaatattaattttaaatgcTTAGATTTGAGTAAATATATATCTTATATATGatatatatgattttaaaaaaaataaattcatacAAGTAAACTCGTATGAATTTGTAAGTCAAGTCTATGAGTCGAGTTTACCTAGACTCATGAGTTTGAAAACCTTGAAAATATCTTTAGAATTTAGTGGTAAATTTTATTGCACTGTATGCCACTTATGTTATATGAAAGGAGTGTTGAGCGGTAAAAAATAAACACGAACATAAACTTATTGTGATAGAGACAAGGGGATTAGATTGATGAACAGTTAAACACATggataaaataaagataaagatagaatAGAGAAAGACTAGTGTAAAGAAAATTGACAAAAAAATCCGATTAAGGTGGATTTGATAAAAGATTTGGACAAGTAACAGAAGACAGAATACCTAAAAAATCACATACAAATGGTTAATAGAACATAATATCATCATCTGATCCATGTAGACGACTCCTTAATGGAATAAAACTTTATTTTGTACTAAAATTTTGGATAAACAACCAAAAACGTACCTGAATTTTAAAcattttgacaaaaatatcctttacttttattaatgataaaaatacTCTCAGCCTATAAAACAGATCAATATACCTAACgctaaatatatatttttaaaaaatattttagaaattaaattgatattttttaaaaattaaattttgacgTAGTTTTTATGAGCATAgttgaaaaaataagatatttttctgtaaaatttagtgattttacataaaaaaaatttatgatttatttttgttaatgactaccgtaaaaatagaaaataaaattctagAGATTGAATTATAattatctaaatatttttacaaaattttggatcaaaatgcaaaattaatttgaaaaatacaaaagttatttgttatttataaaagaataatatttatttttgtcacGTTTTATAATATGTTGAAGATATTTCGTTGTTATTAAAAGTGGAAGGTATTTTTATTGACGTATTAAAGATTAGGAGAGATTTTGGTAGTTTACTCTAAaatcccttttattttttttataaaacccTACTTTCAATATAATCCCTGCTTGTTATTAAGGGTGTGGCAAAAGTCGCGGCTAAAAAGAAAATCATGGGGTCAGCATAGGATTAAGATTTGAGACTGGAAAACGTTACATACATGGTTTGCATCCTGAAAGAGTTCTTAACGAGTACTAACAATTCTAGCCACGATTCTGCAAAAAAACTTAGTTTTGCTATTTGATTTCTCATTCCAAATCTTAAAAGTAGCAAGATTCCAAATCACATTCTTTGTAAAATCTCCAAACATGATTCCTCGATCCAACGCATCGTTACTCCGGCATGGGTCAAAttctgaaaaacagaaagacaAAAATATAACTACCATTAATCTAGATAACGTAAGGACTAAAGGCTAAGGCATCACAGCCACCAAATCCATAAAATGCTGCCAATGGACAATTTTTTACTCCATTAATTGTCACTTTCACTATTTCGATCcgttgaaaaattaaaattagaggCCCTTAGCCTTTTGATCCGCAGACATTTAAGTCCTCGAAGATTTGAAAATACATTTAAGTCCTTGACCTTTTCAAAACCTGTACATATCGATCCCTCATATTCACTTGGGTCTGTCGGACTTATCGGACAAATCAAACATGACCCCGTTGTACTAACCTGGTTGATACGGATGCATACGTAAGAGAGTTTTTAAAATTGGACAAATTAGACTCGGGATCGATATGTCCAGATTTTGAAGAGATCAAAGACTTACATGTATTTTTAAATCTTCAGGGACTTAAATGTCCGCGGACAAGATAGTTAGGGATCGATTTGTCCTTTTCTCTTAAAATTATTTGGACAGAAATGTGTCAGGATATATTGATATCTCAATTAAAAAGTGTCACTTTCAAACGGAATGAGTCTCTACCCGATCAGTAGGGCTAGATCCAATTTCAAGATACATGTTCTAACTCCAAAAGAATCAAATAATGATTATAACCAATATGCTAAAAAattatcctttttcaaaaaagcGCCTTTCTAGTGTAAGTAAAATCTGCTAACAATTACAATCAATTCTATCTAATGTCCCAAATACCTCAATTGATAATATAGATAGATAAATAGATTTTATGAAGGTAGAAAACAAGTTGTTTTCAGTAAATATGATTGCCAAACATGCACCACTTAGCTCAGCTCACTGGTTCAAACaggttttctttttctcccttcaAAGCATATGAATCACCATAAGAAAAAACTTTTAACAGGCAAATGATACAGGAGGTACTGCTTCAACAGGCAATAATAAACTCTTTACAAACATTAATGATTagaaacatgaaattaaatgaAGTATGGATGCATTAACTTACTTGCAGCCAGAAAGAGAATCCACGTAACAGAACCAAAACCTTGTGTGGTTCCTTGAATTTAATTGCTAATGCTAGATCTGCACAATTATCAAACAAGGAGTTGATAAAGAACTGTAAAAATATTGACAGCAGTGTCAGCATAGACATTATTATGCAACAAGAAGAATAGAAGCAACCTAACAACTGGCACAGACCATTTAAAAAATACGGATGATAAAAATCAATGATTATCAGTCAAAGAATAAAGTGTACAATTGCTGATATATGTTGAGTTCaataacacctagcaccttttACTACCATCCATGAGAGAACCAGACCAAAAAAGCTAGCCACTGTGATTGGAgcccaaaaaaattacaatccAATACTTCTGATGTGGGACATGTATCCCATACCTTGCAATTGGATCCTAACATCCCACCATGAGCCACGGCCTGGTACCCATGCAGGCTGGCTGTGTACTTCCCACTTTTACTAGTCTCAATTGAACACAACATGGTTGGCCAGCACCTGTCACCTGACTTCAGATGAGAGATATGGTGGAATGCTTTGGTACCAATTGATAAGAAAGTTGAGAGAATCACATCAAAATTGTGATCGGAGAGATCAATGCTTATTaccctccccccccccccccccctggCTGTCTCTCCCCACCAATTGGAATCCCATATCTTGCAGTTGGATCATAACATACAACATGGATCATGAAATTCTGATAGACCATATTTATATTCCGGAAACCGTATACATCATATCTGTCGTActaaaatacaaaacacaaaattaTGCAGTTGCAGGTTTACTCCAAAAGGGATGGAGAACTTtctcttaattaattaacaaaatttgATACACCCAAATATAAAGTGTAGTGATACTCGTTAATCTCAATTGAGGAAGCATGGAATCTTGGTCGAAGAGAGATCATAAACTTCATGCCAATCTTTATAAATGGAAACTGAATAACTTTAATTtcagaataagaaaaaaaaaaagaaaagctgGACCAACCAGGGTACAATTCAAGGTATGATTTGTTAACACCATGTGAGCGGTATGATTTAACAACCCCTTGGCGCGTTTCAGCATGTCGTTCCTTATGCAGTCGAACATGTACTAAATCCAGAAGTTTATCATGTTCTTCTTGGTTATAAGGCCTGTTAAGATCTTTCAGAAGTCTTGTCTTTAACTCAGATAATTTCCCGCTGTCTCTGGGGTTGGTTTCATTTTCAAAGTACTGAACATACACCAATTAATATTATGCATAAGTTAGAaagtaattatttcaaatttctTAGAAGTGCAGGTGTGCAAAGTTGCATATTACAAATAGCAAGGTTAGGCTGTAAATAGTTAAAGGCACTTACTGAAGAATCAAAATCTCTGGAAAAAATGAACGGGCTGTTTTCACCAATTTGATTAGGTTCTAAAAGAATCACATCTGAGTCAGAGCAACTTTTACTGGTGTCTGCTTTGCATGTCTTTGTGATACTCTTGTGTTGCATATGCATCAAATTGCCATCAACAGTAAGAAATGCTTGATCAGAAGCTTGTGAACTGTGCCTAACATTTGAACTCTTTCTTTTGTCGTCACTCTCTACCCTGACAGTTATAAGCCCCTCATCATCTGTCATATAAGAATTCAAGTATCTCCCGTAATCTTCATCAACACAATAAACCCTTGATTCAGTATTGCTCATGGACACTCCCGAAACATCTAAATGTGGGCTTCTATCAACAGGTGCTCCTTCAGTCTGTAGACTTTGCTGGGATTCCAGTTGACCACCTATCTGTTCTTTATCAACATCACATTGTCCTTCTGGAGTATGATACCCTTGACCAGAAACTTGCGAATTGTTCCTAACACATGAGCTTCTTCCATCTAATTTGCCTCCCACCTCCTGAGACATCAAACCTTCATCAGTACCCCTATAAGAAGAATAAGAATTCAAGTATGCTTTGTAATCTTCATCAAAATTATCAGATTCCAGTTCAGCATGGCAATTGTTCTTGGGAGCTATAGAATCATCTGAACATTCCCTTCTGATAAATTGTCCTCTTTCAGTTTGGTCAGATTCCACTGGGTCAACTGTATGTTCTTCAACAACATCAAACTGGACACTGGGATTACCAAAAGCATGATCAGAAACTTGAGACTTGTTCCTAGTACTTGAGCTTCTTCCAGCTTCACTTCCAACCAACGATTGCAAACTTTCATCAACCA is a window encoding:
- the LOC130946328 gene encoding uncharacterized protein LOC130946328, with translation MRDSIKFESGDSHMLVKREDFYSEEQRRRAERRWKRRGLSLKYDSKPNCFASATRISVKSCGDVAFSSDNDVHIVEDEVDEDYRIVLDGYLSEISNDISEIEDDEVDEDYRMLLDRCPQYYYDISNIGHDEVDEDFRLFLNTYSSDNYKDDSDTVYISDNDHDLDNEDKMFAENLRNEGNSYISLISMHNQHIDISYGGKERELEETGDALESQQVPESEKGPPSEITGSDVYRAPGNNCNSQLQFNDADEEYETLLPFCRNDDGLVRSNVKNNPLVFNHAFDNANVECDVNKEQTVDKMECYHNLHSEGGPFDIRPSSDDSVVPKNICNTGLDSHNVDEDYQIFLNTNGMVDESLQSLVGSEAGRSSSTRNKSQVSDHAFGNPSVQFDVVEEHTVDPVESDQTERGQFIRRECSDDSIAPKNNCHAELESDNFDEDYKAYLNSYSSYRGTDEGLMSQEVGGKLDGRSSCVRNNSQVSGQGYHTPEGQCDVDKEQIGGQLESQQSLQTEGAPVDRSPHLDVSGVSMSNTESRVYCVDEDYGRYLNSYMTDDEGLITVRVESDDKRKSSNVRHSSQASDQAFLTVDGNLMHMQHKSITKTCKADTSKSCSDSDVILLEPNQIGENSPFIFSRDFDSSYFENETNPRDSGKLSELKTRLLKDLNRPYNQEEHDKLLDLVHVRLHKERHAETRQGVVKSYRSHGVNKSYLELYPDLALAIKFKEPHKVLVLLRGFSFWLQNLTHAGVTMRWIEESCLEILQRM